The Candidatus Paceibacterota bacterium sequence ATACCGGCTGATTTTATTGCCAAAAGTTTAGCTGAATTTAAACGCCGCCATTTAGATATAGCCTCAGCGCGCATTGTTAGCGATACGGATGAACTCTTTGACGAATTTGTTTATAAAATAGATAATTTAACACTGGACCTGAGCAAATATTTCGGTTTGGTTTATATTCCTGGGGCATGTATTCTTATATCGAAAAAATATTTTAATCATCTAGGGGGTTTTGACGAAACCCTCACCTTTGGGGAGGATGCCGATTTGGGTCAAAGGGCGTTAGACGATGGGGGCAAGGTGGGCACCATTCACTCTACGCATTTTGTGGCTAGCGCTAGGCGGTTTCATTATGACGGGAAACAAAAAACCCTTAGAAGAATTATCAGGGCGGGATTAGATGCTTTGAACAAAAAGCAAATCAGAACTGAGGGAGCTTACTTTAACGATGAGACATGGCACACAGACGACCGGGATAATGTCTAAAGCCCAATGTCTAAAGTCTAAACGGGGAGAAACACTAATATAATGTCTAATGACTAATGTCTAATGTCCAGATGGGGAAGGAGAGGGGGGGGGCAAAAGTTTAAAGTCCAAATCCGCCAGCCGGCGGATAAAGTTTAAACAAATACGGAGAAGGGGACAATGACCAATGTCCAAACAAGGAAGGG is a genomic window containing:
- a CDS encoding glycosyltransferase, with the translated sequence MLSIIIPAKNEGKYLGLLLEDIQKQSTKQKIEVIIALAPSVDNTSQIAKQYGAKIVPGGLPGYGRNCGAKKARGDMLLFLDADVRIPADFIAKSLAEFKRRHLDIASARIVSDTDELFDEFVYKIDNLTLDLSKYFGLVYIPGACILISKKYFNHLGGFDETLTFGEDADLGQRALDDGGKVGTIHSTHFVASARRFHYDGKQKTLRRIIRAGLDALNKKQIRTEGAYFNDETWHTDDRDNV